The following are encoded together in the Malaya genurostris strain Urasoe2022 chromosome 3, Malgen_1.1, whole genome shotgun sequence genome:
- the LOC131435582 gene encoding dynein regulatory complex protein 11 encodes MAGETVAKFWLATKAELKDVLLHEQLIQRFKPTKSTQIVHESLSELYCRYVHLCRMLDQCYDRTLQVQKRQVIKILTESANRRLLELQQKIKQMELSEFTYIDGALRELHLIPEDVQIVRPCYFPLDRAEEFQSLISVRNLNPVTSSSSSDEWSSSESEPDEPPPDPRRPFIRRDRAKEKRVAALNLILAHEKARRARILLLNFKIHPKLFYPKPRHDPILDFHYEFYHRPDQIMLIPVKRTVFTWDYQLKRKNVVDFPYYRPPGWIEEIPEEVNKKDAIERVEEDVTIEELIEEDNTEELIEQMLQNRAARKIQQYWKRYKEKKRLMRERYNKSLFLGMIDEMKSGPDLDQRIEQAKLDRRKRKLEFDESFIRAIEDEKARILQQRAPWIMEDISDHIRAWFRDFYDFAHAFDRYPEAWEGGTLLVIRGETLTPDEYMEAQRKIALEKKKTSEQKKKEAEAKKKAKEKEKEKKKEAKERLKELKREEKEREKEEGKTYDFKKPEFATNALLTLDETLARYEKDWYFVDELENKAELPIMEWITLDKFAEVHQELRPLVDEVLRGERELLQKALCKDTKKKYKQPKPKKQRKRKGKGKSKSKKQLVDLTADRTIDSLYDELAEMDIIRTYKKRNINDYIGDYNYAAFERRNFLEQDPPAAMGEVRDIIFSWLFGLGPLTLPKPKSFCLIGPSGYGKTMLVEAICSEMDAVLFDLSPSTVAPIPKAQFPMLIHIVLKLARILQPTVIHIDQAHKVFYKKIPPDEKSMEPTKLGQFLFKKLVKQVKKEEKILLVGTSNQPWTTKIKKFKKCFEKFLMIPRTDYGTAQLLWKHALNKKTSVSKDFDVSSLSLVTKGYSPKQIFDCVNQVLGIRRRMRLEREPVTSNELLNYFLQKQPPEYPITDKEYDKYLKFYRKSDKLAKKRAKLVKAREEALAKLKMRAAKK; translated from the exons ATGGCGGGAGAAACGGTTGCCAAATTTTGGCTTGCCACCAAAGCAGAACTGAAGGATGTTTTGCTTCACGAACAACTCATTCAACGTTTCAAGCCTACCAAAAGTACCCAAATCGTTCACGAATCTCTATCTGAGTTGTATTGTCGATATGTGCATCTTTGTCGAATGTTGGATCAATGCTACGATCGCACGCTGCAAGTCCAGAAACGGCAAGTTATTAAAATTCTAACTGAATCGGCAAATCGACGGCTTTTGGAATTGCagcaaaaaatcaaacagatggAACTAAGTGAGTTCACGTATATAGACGGAGCCCTACGAGAGCTGCATTTGATTCCCGAAGATGTACAAATCGTCCGCCCATGTTACTTCCCGCTTGACAGAGCAGAAGAATTCCAATCGTTAATATCTGTTCGGAATTTAAATCCAGTGACTAGTAGCTCCAGTAGTGATGAATGGTCGAGTTCGGAAAGCGAACCAGACGAACCGCCTCCAGATCCAAGACGTCCATTTATTCGACGAGATCGGGCCAAAGAGAAGCGAGTTGCTGCTCTGAACCTAATTCTAGCTCAtgaaaaagctcgtcgagccaGAATACTTCTgttgaatttcaaaattcatcCAAAACTATTCTATCCCAAACCAAGACATGACCCAATTCTAGACTTTCATTACGAATTTTACCACCGTCCTGACCAGATCATGTTGATTCCGGTAAAAAGAACCGTATTCACATGGGATTACCAACTGAAGAGGAAAAATGTTGTGGATTTTCCGTATTACAGACCACCTGGTTGGATTGAAGAGATTCCAGAGGAAGTAAACAAAAAAGATGCAATAGAAAGGGTTGAAGAAGATGTTACAATCGAAGAACTAATAGAAGAAGATAATACCGAAGAACTTATAGAACAGATGTTGCAGAATCGAGCTGCTAGGAAAATTCAACAATACTGGAAACGATACAAAGAGAAAAAGCGCCTTATGAGAGAAcgctacaacaaatctctttttCTTGGAATGATTGATGAAATGAAGAGTGGTCCAGATTTGGACCAACGCATCGAGCAAGCTAAATTAGATAGAAGAAAACGTAAACTAGAATTTGACGAATCGTTTATTCGAGCGATAGAGGATGAAAAGGCAAGGATTTTACAACAACGTGCGCCATGGATTATGGAGGATATATCTGATCATATTCGAGCTTGGTTTCGAGACTTTTACGATTTTGCACATGCTTTTGATCGTTACCCGGAGGCTTGGGAAGGTGGGACGCTTCTAGTGATTAGAGGTGAAACGCTGACACCTGACGAGTATATGGAAGCGCAACGAAAAATAGCTCTGGAAAAGAAGAAAACATCCGAACAAAAGAAGAAAGAGGCTGAAGCTAAAAAGAAAGCAaaagaaaaggaaaaggaaaaaaagaaagaagCAAAAGAAAGATTGAAGGAATTAAAACGCGAAGAGAAGGAACGAGAGAAAGAAGAGGGAAAGACTTACGATTTCAAAAAACCAGAATTTGCTACCAATGCTTTGT TAACTCTGGATGAAACGTTAGCTCGCTATGAGAAGGACTGGTACTTTGTGGATGAGTTAGAGAATAAAGCAGAATTGCCGATCATGGAGTGGATTACGTTAGACAAATTTGCCGAAGTGCATCAGGAGTTGCGTCCACTAGTCGACGAAGTGTTGCGAGGAGAACGAGAGTTACTTCAAAAGGCGCTTTGTAAAGACACCAAGAAAAAGTACAAACAGCCTAAACCTAAAAAACAAAGGAAAAGGAAAGGTAAAGGAAAAAGTAAATCGAAGAAGCAACTCGTTGATTTGACGGCTGATAGAACAATAGACTCGCTATACGATGAGCTGGCAGAAATGGACATCATTAGGACCTACAAAAAACGAAACATTAATGACTATATAGGAGACTACAATTATGcggcattcgaaagacgtaacTTCTTAGAACAGGATCCTCCCGCCGCAATGGGAGAAGTTAGAGATATAATCTTTTCATGGTTATTCGGACTAGGACCTCTGACGTTACCAAAGCCAAAGTCATTCTGTTTGATAGGACCATCTGGATATGGGAAGACTATGCTAGTGGAAGCAATTTGTAGCGAAATGGATGCAGTTTTATTTGATTTAAGCCCTTCGACGGTCGCACCTATTCCTAAGGCGCAGTTTCCGATGCTCATACATATTGTGTTGAAATTGGCGCGAATTCTACAACCGACCGTAATACACATCGATCAGGCACATAaagtgttttacaaaaaaattccgccagaTGAAAAATCAATGGAACCAACGAAACTCGGTCAATTCTTGTTCAAAAAGCTGGTGAAACAAgttaaaaaagaagaaaaaattttactgGTTGGAACGTCTAACCAACCGTGGACTACTaaaatcaaaaagtttaaaaagtgTTTCGAAAAGTTTCTGATGATACCCAGAACTGATTACGGTACAGCTCAATTACTGTGGAAACATGCTTTGAATAAGAAGACTAGCGTTAGTAAAGACTTCGATGTTTCTTCGTTGTCTCTGGTTACGAAAGGCTACTCTCCAAAGCAAATATTTGATTGTGTTAATCAAGTGTTGGGAATCAGAAGACGGATGAG